A window from Entomoplasma freundtii encodes these proteins:
- the mnmG gene encoding tRNA uridine-5-carboxymethylaminomethyl(34) synthesis enzyme MnmG, which translates to MKQNYDVIVVGGGHAGVEAALATSRLKKETLLINLYEDKIAAMPCNPSVGGPAKGIVVREIDALGGEMAKAADVTALQTKLLNSSRGPGVWALRVQSDKEAYAMYMQRVLKKQSHLTLLAQPVESLMVEGHEIKGITLANGTQIFAKAVILTTGTYLRSEILKGVERHQAGPNEEETTSGISKSLKEQGLKLLRFKTGTPPRVYRDSVDLSAAKLEPGTDLPLAFSACTQEFTPVSEQVPCYLIHSTEKTKEIIENNLHKSAMYSGTVKSIGPRYCPSFEDKIVRFPTKTTHQIFIEPETRDGDTWYIQGFSTSMPIEIQKEMLESLPGFEKVRVKHWAYAIEYDVIDPLQLKPSLEVKKVKGLFTAGQINGTSGYEEAAGQGLLAGINAVRFLNHEPPFVLRRDEAYLGVMIDDLVNKGVCEPYRLLTSRAEHRLLLRNDNAESRLKEHGFSIGLVSDEDYNRYREGLMAIQKAKADLELLRFTPKSELAEILRIKKQANFQQGYSGYEIIKMPTVQVEELIPFVPSLGKLTFNQLQSLVIDARFAGYVAKEKELVRKLVKLEKKQIPQDLDYDKVANLATEARQKLKQIQPLNIGQASRITGVNPADIQMLLFYLKHNYPYEKD; encoded by the coding sequence ATGAAGCAAAACTATGATGTTATTGTCGTTGGTGGTGGCCATGCTGGTGTTGAAGCCGCTTTAGCGACTTCACGATTAAAAAAAGAAACGTTATTAATTAATTTATACGAAGATAAGATTGCAGCAATGCCATGCAATCCAAGTGTTGGGGGTCCAGCCAAGGGGATTGTAGTGCGTGAGATTGATGCGTTAGGTGGTGAAATGGCTAAAGCTGCCGACGTAACGGCTTTGCAAACAAAGCTATTAAACTCATCCAGAGGACCGGGGGTATGGGCCCTTCGAGTGCAATCGGATAAAGAGGCCTATGCTATGTATATGCAAAGAGTCTTGAAAAAACAATCACATTTAACTTTATTAGCTCAACCAGTTGAGTCATTGATGGTTGAAGGACACGAAATTAAAGGGATTACTTTAGCCAACGGAACCCAAATTTTTGCTAAGGCAGTTATTTTAACAACCGGTACCTATTTAAGGTCCGAAATCTTGAAAGGTGTGGAACGTCATCAAGCGGGTCCTAACGAAGAAGAAACCACGAGTGGAATTAGCAAAAGCCTTAAAGAGCAAGGTTTAAAACTTTTGCGTTTCAAAACCGGTACTCCACCCCGGGTTTACCGTGATTCGGTTGATTTAAGTGCTGCTAAATTAGAACCTGGAACTGATTTGCCTTTAGCTTTTAGTGCTTGCACTCAGGAGTTTACGCCAGTTAGTGAGCAAGTGCCTTGTTATCTTATCCATAGTACAGAAAAAACCAAAGAAATTATTGAAAATAATTTACATAAATCAGCCATGTATTCAGGAACTGTCAAGTCAATTGGACCTCGTTATTGCCCAAGCTTTGAAGATAAAATTGTTCGTTTTCCTACAAAAACCACGCACCAAATTTTTATCGAACCAGAAACCCGCGATGGTGATACTTGATATATTCAAGGTTTTTCAACATCAATGCCCATCGAAATTCAAAAAGAGATGCTTGAATCATTACCTGGTTTTGAAAAAGTGCGAGTGAAGCATTGAGCTTATGCAATCGAGTACGATGTTATTGATCCATTACAATTAAAACCGAGTTTAGAAGTTAAAAAAGTTAAGGGTCTCTTTACGGCGGGCCAAATTAACGGGACTAGTGGTTACGAAGAAGCTGCTGGGCAAGGTTTATTGGCTGGAATTAATGCAGTAAGATTTTTAAACCATGAGCCTCCCTTTGTCTTACGACGCGATGAAGCTTATTTAGGAGTGATGATTGATGATTTGGTTAATAAAGGTGTTTGCGAACCTTATCGTTTATTAACGAGTCGTGCTGAACACCGCTTGCTATTACGCAATGATAATGCTGAAAGCCGCTTAAAAGAACATGGTTTTAGTATTGGGTTGGTAAGTGATGAAGATTATAATCGCTATCGAGAGGGTTTGATGGCCATTCAAAAGGCTAAAGCTGATTTGGAACTCTTACGTTTTACACCAAAATCAGAACTAGCAGAAATTTTACGTATAAAAAAACAAGCAAATTTTCAACAAGGTTATTCGGGGTATGAGATTATTAAGATGCCAACGGTCCAAGTTGAGGAACTTATTCCGTTCGTGCCTTCATTAGGAAAACTAACTTTTAATCAATTGCAATCTTTGGTAATCGATGCTCGTTTTGCGGGCTATGTTGCTAAAGAAAAAGAATTGGTCCGAAAATTAGTAAAATTGGAAAAGAAACAAATTCCTCAAGATCTGGACTATGATAAAGTGGCCAATTTGGCAACCGAAGCCCGACAAAAATTAAAGCAAATTCAACCTTTAAACATTGGTCAGGCTTCACGAATCACTGGAGTTAACCCTGCAGATATTCAAATGTTACTTTTCTACCTAAAACATAATTATCCTTATGAAAAAGATTAA
- the pth gene encoding aminoacyl-tRNA hydrolase, which yields MKLIVGLGNPGSEYTKTRHNAGFLMLDLLLDHYGYLQKKSEHQAITYLSIVNGEKVLFAYPQTYMNNSGYSVQSLAQYYKIPQEDILIIHDEKDFSIGKNQFRLQGSAGGHNGLKSIIQQLGNQNFKRLRLGIGKPPVPSQPLASWVLANFNNEDFAKLTKSFESLKTFLNDWTQNPNFQQIMTRYN from the coding sequence ATGAAATTGATTGTTGGCTTAGGTAACCCGGGGTCAGAGTACACAAAAACAAGGCATAATGCCGGTTTTTTGATGCTTGATTTGTTGTTAGACCACTATGGTTATTTACAAAAGAAAAGTGAGCATCAAGCAATCACTTACTTATCCATTGTTAATGGCGAAAAGGTGCTTTTTGCTTATCCACAGACTTATATGAATAATTCGGGCTATAGTGTGCAAAGTTTGGCGCAATATTATAAAATTCCCCAAGAAGACATTTTAATAATTCATGATGAGAAGGATTTTTCTATTGGTAAAAACCAATTCCGACTTCAAGGAAGTGCTGGAGGGCACAATGGTCTCAAAAGTATTATTCAACAATTGGGAAACCAAAATTTCAAACGTTTAAGGTTAGGAATTGGCAAACCTCCAGTACCCAGCCAACCATTAGCTAGTTGGGTACTTGCTAATTTTAATAATGAAGATTTTGCTAAACTCACAAAAAGTTTTGAATCTTTAAAAACTTTTTTAAATGATTGGACGCAAAACCCTAATTTTCAACAAATTATGACTCGTTATAATTAA
- a CDS encoding ribose-phosphate diphosphokinase: MNEQQAHPANNEGEINIFSLSASKKLTDEVCKILNIEPKRIDTIRFADGEILTQALDSVRGKDVYLIQSTNSPVNDNLMELLIAIDALKRGSAQTINVVLPYYGYARQDRKAKGRQPITAKLVADLLTTAGADRVITIDIHSQQIMGFFNIPMDNFSAAQTLAREIIDTIIDEHLDPKNCILVSPDHGGLTRVHKVDSYTGSMTDGVAVIAKRRPEPNKAEVEFVLGDIKGKTCFIVDDMIDTGGTIINGAKALKEAGAKEVYIFASHGVFSGQAPQKMEQAIKEGIIKQVVVTNTIDIPKDRQFKGLKVVSIAHMLADMIKASVNKHSLTQVYNDEQAEIFTHINRYLKKD, from the coding sequence ATGAACGAACAACAGGCCCATCCGGCCAACAATGAAGGCGAAATCAATATTTTTAGCCTAAGCGCAAGTAAAAAACTAACAGATGAAGTTTGCAAAATTTTAAATATTGAACCAAAACGAATTGATACAATTCGTTTTGCCGATGGTGAAATTTTGACCCAAGCTTTAGATTCAGTACGAGGGAAAGATGTTTATTTAATTCAGTCAACTAATTCTCCTGTAAATGATAATTTAATGGAATTATTAATTGCTATTGACGCTTTAAAGAGGGGAAGCGCTCAAACAATCAATGTTGTCTTGCCCTATTATGGTTATGCTCGCCAAGACCGTAAGGCAAAAGGACGCCAACCAATTACGGCTAAATTAGTAGCAGATTTATTAACTACTGCTGGGGCCGATCGGGTAATTACTATCGATATTCACTCACAACAAATTATGGGATTTTTTAACATTCCGATGGATAATTTTTCAGCAGCTCAAACACTAGCTCGCGAAATTATTGACACGATTATTGATGAACATTTAGATCCGAAAAACTGTATTTTAGTTTCACCGGACCATGGTGGTTTAACCCGTGTCCATAAAGTTGATTCTTATACTGGTTCAATGACCGATGGAGTAGCCGTAATTGCAAAACGTCGTCCCGAACCAAATAAAGCTGAAGTTGAGTTTGTCCTTGGTGATATTAAAGGGAAAACTTGCTTTATTGTCGATGACATGATTGATACTGGAGGCACAATTATCAATGGAGCCAAAGCCTTAAAAGAGGCAGGGGCGAAAGAAGTTTATATTTTTGCTTCGCATGGTGTTTTTAGTGGTCAGGCTCCCCAAAAAATGGAACAAGCCATTAAAGAAGGTATTATCAAACAAGTGGTGGTCACAAATACTATTGATATTCCTAAAGATCGTCAATTTAAAGGCTTAAAAGTGGTTTCGATTGCTCATATGTTAGCTGATATGATTAAGGCTTCAGTTAATAAGCATTCTTTAACGCAAGTTTATAATGATGAGCAAGCAGAAATTTTCACCCACATTAACCGTTATTTAAAAAAAGACTAG
- a CDS encoding dicarboxylate/amino acid:cation symporter: MNLYVADNSILNTFFAIGSWQALVSIVIFIGLQVGLWYFFKYIKLQFIYRILIGMAIGLVFGLIIQGIEGFPKNGLTDKFIPGSEHPSIPGDPTSPIIRDENPGYRLWAYQLNVWISLMKNIFINGILLLTAPVVFLAIFRVTSKPSAKRMGSITGKGLGLLLVNVLIAFMITFWLGYFLKTGEGIHLNPDTDFQKTGADTKPLPEIIWNYVPANMITPWLTVAVIPLMVIGALFGSSVKILSKRNAKDMDHIRHGADVAWKVIISMLMTFMKIMPLAVMSMIGSSIVAKPIGALGSIGKVLGVGYLALILCVGVITLEVMMFGIKVVPWWKSAFRVLIQGFATQSSNATLPTSIEVLEDDMKVNDRVVSVLAPLSTSMGLMGCAGVQAGLITSFLWTATIGDPNALDVHDMGLGAYFLLSLVITVVASLGIAGVPGTAGVVTAGVLGGLGLGRWFAPVYAIVGALDGLFDMGRTGVNVLGPQAVVPIVAKSEGLILPDSPLLNAKQLKHQEEIKVKIEKKELAKEAHQKEIKEKLATKKLEQEEKKKAKARNHDRRPPASKQ, encoded by the coding sequence ATGAATTTATATGTGGCCGATAATAGCATTTTAAATACCTTTTTTGCCATTGGATCATGGCAAGCTTTAGTGAGCATTGTTATTTTCATTGGTTTGCAAGTTGGTCTTTGGTATTTCTTTAAATACATTAAATTACAATTTATTTACCGAATTTTAATCGGAATGGCCATTGGCTTAGTTTTTGGACTTATCATTCAGGGAATTGAAGGCTTTCCTAAAAACGGCCTAACTGATAAGTTTATTCCTGGTAGCGAACACCCTTCAATTCCAGGTGACCCTACTAGTCCGATAATTAGAGATGAGAATCCTGGTTATCGTCTCTGGGCTTATCAATTAAATGTTTGAATCTCGTTAATGAAAAACATTTTTATTAACGGAATCCTTTTATTAACGGCTCCGGTAGTCTTCTTAGCAATTTTCCGTGTTACTTCAAAACCATCAGCAAAGCGAATGGGAAGTATTACTGGGAAAGGTTTAGGACTTTTGTTAGTGAATGTTTTAATTGCTTTTATGATTACTTTCTGGCTAGGGTATTTTTTGAAGACTGGCGAAGGCATTCACTTAAATCCTGATACAGATTTCCAAAAAACAGGAGCGGATACAAAACCGTTGCCGGAAATAATTTGAAATTATGTTCCGGCAAATATGATTACTCCATGATTGACGGTAGCTGTGATTCCTTTAATGGTTATTGGAGCCTTGTTTGGGTCATCAGTTAAAATACTATCAAAACGAAATGCTAAGGATATGGATCATATTCGTCATGGAGCTGATGTTGCTTGAAAAGTTATCATTTCAATGCTAATGACTTTTATGAAAATCATGCCTCTAGCTGTTATGTCGATGATTGGCTCATCAATTGTCGCTAAACCAATTGGAGCATTAGGTTCAATTGGAAAGGTGTTGGGTGTTGGGTACCTTGCGCTAATCCTTTGTGTCGGTGTAATTACTTTAGAAGTGATGATGTTTGGCATTAAAGTAGTGCCATGGTGAAAAAGTGCTTTTAGAGTTTTAATTCAAGGTTTTGCTACACAATCATCAAATGCTACTCTACCAACTTCAATTGAAGTCTTAGAAGATGATATGAAGGTTAATGATAGAGTTGTGTCAGTTTTGGCTCCTTTATCAACATCAATGGGACTAATGGGTTGTGCCGGAGTACAGGCTGGCTTAATTACTAGTTTTCTATGAACTGCTACTATTGGCGATCCAAATGCTCTTGATGTTCATGATATGGGTCTTGGTGCTTACTTTTTATTATCGCTTGTAATCACTGTTGTGGCTTCACTAGGAATTGCTGGGGTACCTGGAACAGCAGGAGTAGTAACAGCTGGTGTCTTAGGAGGTCTTGGTTTAGGACGATGATTTGCACCAGTTTATGCTATCGTCGGAGCTCTTGATGGTCTCTTTGATATGGGAAGAACTGGAGTTAATGTTCTTGGACCACAAGCCGTTGTACCAATTGTAGCTAAATCTGAAGGTTTGATTTTACCAGATAGTCCACTCTTAAATGCAAAACAACTTAAGCATCAAGAGGAAATTAAAGTTAAAATTGAGAAAAAAGAACTTGCCAAAGAAGCTCATCAAAAAGAAATAAAAGAAAAATTAGCTACTAAAAAACTGGAACAAGAAGAAAAGAAAAAAGCAAAAGCCCGTAATCATGACCGGCGCCCACCTGCTTCTAAACAGTAG
- the metG gene encoding methionine--tRNA ligase, producing the protein MHQCLSERGKHMSKKFYVTTPIYYPSGQLHLGHAYTTTLADIMKRYKQRQGYEVFFLTGSDEHGQKIAKKAAEFKMSPKAYLDERVDQFKDLWKKLHIDYDYFIRTTDENHVQAVQKIFEALETKGLIYKGHYEGLYCVSCEEFLTPEQIDETGCCKISQNKPEKLTEETYFLKVSAFQDFIEDLLKTDFLKPDYRRSEMLKNFVEPGLKDLSITRTSFDWGIPIIGDEKHVVYVWLDALSNYLTALGYFQTDKTQFEKFWAEDTEILQFVGKEIIRFHSIYWPVLLKSLDLRLPNTLLAHGWIMNKNTKMSKSLGNVIDPLVLINEFGADALRFYLAHDLPTERDGNFSGPLFIESFNVNLANNVGNLISRVNKMITQYSNGKLLNLKNVDLEMIDLGHQTIDKYQKLMDNYQISEAINVVLDLGVALNKYIENEEPWVLDRDGYQEELEKVLVTLQRNLIIMTYLLEPVLVETTPEMFKQLGADKIVWDPEKLKTFSHLHLDKLPERKILFKRIKDHQFLEN; encoded by the coding sequence ATTCATCAATGCCTATCAGAAAGAGGAAAACATATGTCAAAAAAGTTTTATGTAACAACGCCAATCTATTACCCTAGTGGACAACTTCACCTTGGGCATGCCTATACAACAACATTGGCTGATATCATGAAACGTTATAAACAACGTCAAGGTTACGAAGTCTTTTTTCTGACAGGGTCGGATGAACATGGCCAAAAAATTGCCAAAAAGGCAGCGGAATTCAAAATGAGTCCCAAAGCTTATCTCGATGAACGTGTTGACCAATTTAAAGATCTTTGAAAGAAACTTCATATTGATTATGATTATTTCATTCGTACCACCGATGAAAATCACGTTCAAGCAGTGCAGAAAATTTTTGAAGCGTTAGAAACAAAAGGTTTAATTTATAAAGGCCATTATGAAGGACTTTATTGTGTTTCTTGTGAAGAGTTTTTGACTCCAGAACAAATTGATGAAACTGGTTGTTGCAAAATTTCACAAAATAAACCAGAAAAATTAACCGAAGAAACCTATTTTTTAAAAGTTAGTGCGTTTCAAGATTTTATTGAAGATTTATTAAAAACCGATTTTTTGAAACCGGACTACCGTCGGTCAGAAATGCTAAAAAACTTTGTGGAACCTGGTTTAAAAGATTTATCAATTACGCGCACTTCATTTGATTGAGGGATCCCAATTATTGGTGACGAAAAGCATGTTGTCTATGTTTGATTAGATGCGTTATCTAACTACTTAACAGCGCTGGGCTATTTTCAAACTGATAAAACTCAGTTTGAAAAATTTTGGGCCGAAGACACTGAAATTCTTCAATTTGTGGGAAAAGAGATTATTCGTTTCCACTCGATTTATTGACCAGTTCTCCTTAAATCATTAGACTTAAGATTACCTAATACCCTTTTAGCACATGGGTGAATAATGAATAAAAATACCAAAATGAGTAAGTCATTAGGGAACGTCATTGATCCTCTCGTGTTAATTAATGAGTTTGGTGCTGATGCCTTGCGTTTCTATTTGGCCCATGATTTGCCAACAGAACGTGACGGTAACTTCAGTGGACCATTATTTATTGAATCATTCAATGTCAATCTTGCTAATAATGTTGGTAATTTGATTTCTCGTGTCAATAAAATGATTACGCAATATTCTAATGGGAAATTATTGAATTTAAAAAATGTGGATTTAGAAATGATTGATCTTGGTCATCAAACCATCGATAAATACCAAAAATTAATGGATAATTACCAAATTAGCGAAGCTATTAACGTTGTGTTGGACTTAGGGGTTGCTCTCAATAAATACATTGAAAATGAGGAACCTTGAGTTTTAGATAGAGATGGTTATCAGGAAGAATTAGAAAAAGTTTTGGTAACGCTACAACGGAACTTAATTATCATGACGTATTTACTAGAACCAGTTCTTGTGGAAACAACTCCTGAAATGTTCAAACAATTAGGAGCTGATAAAATTGTTTGAGATCCTGAGAAATTAAAGACCTTTAGTCATCTTCATCTTGATAAACTGCCAGAACGAAAAATTCTTTTCAAACGAATTAAAGATCATCAATTTTTAGAAAATTAA
- a CDS encoding lipoprotein yields the protein MKKLLSILSSVGLLATTSATVVSCQAKDNENDHEEDIFAGDDFEVAGIKETWEIGAYNGTEIDPKTPKLWLNQAEFDSFKKGELAEKIIAEKIWTGMFDARHGASDEGTADSLKDFSTKKLWTVIHFTNLEGLKDVEGKWEPSSDNEKQFTLLKEESQKFGVNLDVDVISYTDVENPRQIGLEASGMTFINGLIINII from the coding sequence ATGAAAAAATTATTATCTATTTTAAGCTCCGTAGGATTACTAGCAACCACTAGCGCAACAGTTGTATCATGCCAAGCAAAAGATAATGAAAATGATCATGAAGAAGATATTTTTGCAGGTGATGATTTTGAAGTAGCCGGAATTAAAGAAACTTGAGAAATTGGAGCCTACAACGGAACCGAAATAGATCCAAAAACACCAAAATTGTGACTAAATCAAGCCGAATTTGATTCTTTTAAAAAGGGGGAATTGGCTGAAAAAATTATTGCTGAAAAAATTTGAACCGGAATGTTTGATGCCCGTCATGGTGCCTCAGATGAGGGGACTGCAGATTCGCTAAAGGATTTTAGCACTAAAAAATTATGAACTGTTATTCATTTCACCAATCTTGAGGGGCTAAAAGACGTGGAAGGCAAATGAGAGCCAAGTTCTGATAATGAAAAACAATTTACTTTATTAAAAGAAGAATCTCAAAAATTTGGAGTTAATCTAGATGTTGATGTAATTAGTTATACTGATGTCGAAAACCCAAGACAAATCGGTTTAGAAGCTAGTGGCATGACTTTTATTAATGGACTAATTATTAATATAATTTAA
- a CDS encoding CoA-disulfide reductase, protein MKIVLIGGSTSSMTVAARLRRLHADWEIIVYQKESYVSFGACGLPYYLGKHFDDYQRMLVRSIEDFAKANIQIKPSTKVTKIDPNKKTIYFETSDGQQNTDTYDQLFIGVGAEPVMPKIPGIEAPNVFPFTRLEDAFGLKKLLPKVKKVSIIGSGFIGLETVEALGNLGYEISLIEAQPRLMARVFDQEMTELIDEELSLKNIRVFNNDSLVEIVTDDQGQAIKLKLASGQEVETDAVIMAIGIRPATHFLKNTDLEMINNGALVVDRRGSTNLKDIWSCGDCATSLNRVTGKNDYLALATVARKFAKVVANNMSGLKTQYAGQLQTAIIKVFDLECARTGLSEAEAKAYGYDFKSLIIKDKDRTDYVKHQKPLTLKVIMDKKSQTLIGAQIVGYNSAILRIDALIPLIWSRTKVDNELEQLDLPYAPPFSRPVDIINIALSKLAASLEEG, encoded by the coding sequence ATGAAAATAGTTTTAATTGGTGGTTCGACATCTAGCATGACGGTGGCAGCTCGGTTGCGTCGTTTGCATGCAGATTGAGAAATCATAGTTTATCAAAAAGAAAGTTATGTTTCTTTTGGTGCTTGTGGTCTCCCTTATTATTTAGGGAAACATTTTGATGATTACCAACGGATGTTGGTCCGTAGTATTGAAGATTTTGCCAAAGCCAATATTCAAATTAAACCCTCAACTAAAGTAACAAAAATTGACCCAAATAAAAAGACGATTTATTTTGAAACCAGTGATGGTCAACAAAATACTGATACCTATGACCAATTGTTTATCGGAGTGGGGGCAGAACCAGTTATGCCTAAAATACCTGGTATTGAGGCTCCTAATGTTTTTCCTTTCACTCGTTTAGAAGACGCCTTTGGTCTTAAGAAACTTTTGCCTAAAGTTAAAAAAGTATCGATTATTGGCTCTGGTTTTATTGGTCTTGAAACAGTGGAAGCCTTAGGAAATTTAGGCTATGAAATTTCGTTAATTGAAGCACAACCAAGATTGATGGCTCGGGTTTTTGACCAAGAAATGACTGAATTAATTGACGAAGAATTGAGTCTAAAAAATATCAGAGTTTTTAATAATGATTCACTTGTAGAAATTGTGACTGATGACCAAGGCCAAGCCATTAAGTTGAAATTGGCTTCAGGACAAGAAGTGGAAACTGATGCAGTAATCATGGCCATTGGTATTCGCCCAGCGACACATTTTTTAAAAAATACTGATTTAGAAATGATTAATAATGGCGCTTTGGTCGTAGATCGCCGCGGGTCCACAAATCTAAAAGATATTTGAAGTTGTGGCGATTGTGCCACTAGTTTGAACCGTGTGACTGGTAAAAATGACTACCTAGCTTTAGCTACTGTAGCTCGAAAGTTTGCTAAAGTAGTTGCCAACAATATGAGTGGACTTAAAACTCAATATGCTGGTCAATTGCAAACAGCTATTATCAAAGTTTTTGATTTAGAGTGTGCCCGAACTGGCTTGAGTGAAGCAGAGGCAAAAGCTTATGGTTATGATTTTAAGTCGCTCATTATCAAAGATAAAGACCGAACTGATTACGTGAAACACCAAAAACCGTTGACCTTAAAAGTAATAATGGATAAAAAAAGTCAAACCTTAATTGGGGCACAAATTGTTGGTTACAATAGTGCCATTCTAAGGATTGATGCTTTAATCCCATTAATATGAAGCCGAACCAAAGTGGATAATGAACTAGAACAATTAGATTTACCTTATGCGCCCCCCTTTTCAAGGCCGGTAGATATTATTAATATTGCCTTATCAAAATTAGCAGCAAGTTTGGAGGAAGGATAA
- a CDS encoding lipoprotein, whose product MKKLLSILSSVGLLATTSATVVACGNKNDNKAIQPNDLQLLNKEPINIIVTDPTKIGAEEKDSIISQADQVINPRIKEMLKVAKVSPLDEAKKPEDPEYDVHYTIEGLVFKDNLLANTQVTVKAKEDKNLLIGESDKITLNFITDKKVLQETIKVAEELIKNTSEPVEGSVEVLQLVINEAQDIVNKVDATIEEVNATNTKLVKAIQDFKDAQEKVAIDKAKEVLTNKISEAQGLIIAENKDTDYAKALQAVIDEAQDIVNKNDATKTEIEDANTKLVKAIQDFKDAQEKVAIDKAKEVLTNKISEAQGLIIAENKDTDYAKALQAVIDEAQDIVNKNDATKTEIEGANTKLVKAIQDFKDAQEKVAIDKAKEVLTSKIDEAQGLIIAENKDTDYAKALQAVIDEAQDIVNKNDATKTEIEDANTKLVKAIQDFKDAQEKVAIDKAKEVLTSKIDEAQDLIDITKNSSIEQLLKQLKGILNEAEGINANQDATKSEVDTINQKLADMIEKFIDAHLGKARLNLGDLIKSAYSLISATKDATEGSVKVLEEVIDQAQEILDQVEVSRDWLINTININARLSKAIEDFKDAQDPTELGKLISEANDLMNETNFDAKSSDDLKGAIAEAKKAIIRSDNTMIKLAKEKLANEIQSFINLHWAKAEKYHNDHIKVAEKLIMFTKNPVEGTPEQLRKAINNVKDANKQERNKDSLINLFKANKELYDAIQNFLNQNKIFK is encoded by the coding sequence ATGAAAAAATTACTATCGATTTTAAGTTCGGTTGGATTATTGGCTACCACAAGTGCTACTGTAGTTGCTTGTGGTAATAAAAATGACAATAAAGCAATTCAGCCAAATGACTTACAATTATTAAATAAAGAACCAATTAATATCATTGTGACAGATCCAACAAAGATTGGAGCGGAAGAAAAAGATAGTATCATTTCACAAGCTGATCAAGTAATTAATCCTCGCATCAAAGAAATGTTAAAGGTTGCAAAAGTTTCGCCGCTAGACGAAGCAAAAAAACCAGAAGACCCAGAATACGATGTCCATTACACTATTGAGGGATTAGTTTTTAAAGACAATTTATTAGCCAATACACAAGTTACAGTAAAGGCTAAAGAAGACAAAAATCTTCTAATAGGTGAGTCGGACAAAATAACCCTTAATTTCATAACAGATAAAAAAGTTCTTCAAGAAACGATTAAAGTGGCAGAAGAATTGATTAAGAATACATCTGAGCCAGTCGAAGGTTCTGTTGAAGTTCTACAATTAGTTATTAACGAAGCGCAAGACATTGTTAATAAAGTAGATGCAACTATAGAAGAAGTAAATGCAACTAATACTAAATTAGTTAAAGCTATTCAAGATTTCAAAGATGCTCAAGAAAAAGTAGCTATTGACAAGGCTAAAGAAGTTTTAACTAACAAAATTAGTGAAGCTCAAGGTTTAATCATTGCTGAAAACAAAGACACTGACTATGCAAAAGCTTTACAAGCAGTAATCGATGAAGCGCAAGACATTGTTAATAAAAACGACGCTACGAAAACTGAAATCGAAGATGCTAATACTAAATTAGTTAAAGCTATTCAAGATTTCAAAGATGCTCAAGAAAAAGTAGCTATTGACAAGGCTAAAGAAGTTTTAACTAACAAAATTAGTGAAGCTCAAGGTTTAATCATTGCTGAAAACAAAGACACTGACTATGCAAAAGCTTTACAAGCAGTAATCGATGAAGCGCAAGACATTGTTAATAAAAACGACGCTACGAAAACTGAAATCGAAGGTGCTAATACTAAATTAGTTAAAGCTATTCAAGATTTCAAAGATGCTCAAGAAAAAGTAGCTATTGACAAGGCTAAAGAAGTTTTAACTAGCAAAATTGATGAAGCTCAAGGTTTAATCATTGCTGAAAACAAAGACACTGACTATGCAAAAGCTTTACAAGCAGTAATCGATGAAGCGCAAGACATTGTTAATAAAAACGACGCTACGAAAACTGAAATCGAAGATGCTAATACTAAATTAGTTAAAGCTATTCAAGATTTCAAAGATGCTCAAGAAAAAGTAGCTATTGACAAGGCTAAAGAAGTTTTAACTAGCAAAATTGATGAAGCTCAAGATTTAATCGATATTACTAAAAATTCATCAATTGAACAGTTACTTAAACAATTAAAGGGAATTTTGAACGAAGCGGAAGGAATTAATGCTAATCAAGATGCCACTAAAAGTGAAGTAGACACAATTAATCAAAAATTAGCAGACATGATAGAAAAATTTATTGATGCTCATTTAGGTAAAGCGAGATTAAACTTAGGTGATTTAATTAAGAGTGCTTATTCGTTAATCTCTGCTACGAAAGATGCTACCGAAGGATCAGTTAAGGTTTTAGAAGAAGTAATTGATCAGGCTCAAGAAATTTTGGATCAGGTGGAAGTAAGTAGAGATTGATTGATTAACACCATTAATATAAATGCACGTTTATCTAAAGCTATTGAGGACTTCAAAGATGCGCAAGACCCAACTGAATTAGGTAAACTTATTTCAGAAGCCAACGATTTGATGAATGAAACTAATTTTGATGCTAAGTCTTCCGACGATTTAAAAGGAGCTATTGCTGAAGCCAAAAAAGCAATTATAAGGTCTGATAATACAATGATTAAATTGGCAAAAGAGAAATTGGCAAATGAAATTCAATCATTTATTAATCTTCATTGAGCAAAAGCCGAAAAATATCATAACGACCATATAAAGGTTGCAGAAAAATTAATTATGTTTACTAAAAACCCTGTTGAAGGCACACCGGAACAATTAAGAAAGGCCATCAATAATGTTAAGGACGCTAATAAGCAAGAACGTAATAAAGATTCTTTAATTAACCTTTTCAAAGCTAATAAAGAATTATACGATGCAATTCAAAATTTCTTAAATCAAAATAAAATTTTTAAATAA